A part of Anolis sagrei isolate rAnoSag1 chromosome 3, rAnoSag1.mat, whole genome shotgun sequence genomic DNA contains:
- the LOC137094783 gene encoding uncharacterized protein isoform X1 — protein MPALYARGITQPKPVSKESQPDLIQEIHSSQERIRLRPIFQKGPSPIKLAPLSEWLKTYPNRTAAAYLLQGFSHGFRIPAVGPRLACLSPNLKSVIGLEAIVKQKIDKEVREGRVLGPFPEPPTPHFRVSPLGIVPKKAAGEYRLIHHLSYPKGDSVNDAIPDEQCSVSYTSFDAAVRLLRQYGTGAELAKCDIKSAFRLLPVHPADFELLGFQFQGLFYMDRALPMGCSVSCAAFETFSTFLEWAVKTKAGLKGVVHYLDDFLFVGKGGSGDCGALLHAFQQLAYSLGVPLADEKTEGPQTVLTFLGIELDTVNQFSRLPCEKVEGLIVRIQQFLSKHKSTLREFQQIIGHLNFACKVIAPGRAFLRRLCDAISGASAPHHHIRVTLAIKADLRIWLQFLRHFNGISFWRQELMIKDALKVSSDASGAIGFGVYFNGHWCAERWPDDWHRLKITSDLTFLEFFPILVAVSLWGESFANSTVHFWCDNMATVQVINTLTSKSPRVMNAIRQFVLQCLNLNILFRAFHIAGLDNTLADALSRFQMERFRQLAPAADVQPERMPDHLWKAGTTRRH, from the coding sequence ATGCCTGCACTATATGCCAGGGGAATCACTCAGCCAAAACCTGTTTCAAAAGAAAGCCAGCCAGACCTAATTCAGGAGATACACAGTTCACAAGAAAGAATCCGGCTCAGACCAAtattccaaaagggccccagcccaattaagctGGCCCCTTTGAGTGAATGGTTAAAAACATATCCCAATAGAACTGCTGCCGCTTATTTGCTTCAAGGTTTTTCCCACGGTTTTCGTATCCCGGCGGTTGGGCCGCGTTTAGCATGTTTGTCCCCCAACTTGAAATCAGTCATAGGTTTAGAGGCAATAGTGAAACAGAAGATAGACAAAGAAGTAAGAGAGGGGAGGGTCCTCGGACCTTTCCCGGAACCGCCCACGCCTCACTTTAGAGTTTCCCCATTGGGAATAGTGCCCAAAAAGGCTGCCGGGGAATACCGCCTCATTCACCATTTGTCTTACCCCAAGGGTGACTCGGTGAACGACGCCATTCCTGACGAACAATGCTCCGTGAGTTATACGTCTTTTGACGCGGCGGTGCGATTGTTGCGGCAATATGGGACGGGAGCAGAGTTGGCCAAGTGCGACATTAAATCAGCATTCAGGCTGCTCCCGGTTCATCCAGCCGACtttgagttgctgggatttcagtTTCAAGGGCTGTTCTACATGGATCGAGCTCTGCCCATGGGGTGCTCAGTGTCATGCGCTGCGTTTGAAACGTTTAGTACATTCCTTGAATGGGCAGTTAAGACAAAGGCAGGCCTTAAGGGAGTCGTACACTATTTGGACGACTTTCTTTTCGTAGGAAAAGGAGGATCAGGAGATTGCGGCGCCCTGTTGCACGCTTTTCAGCAGCTGGCCTACTCCTTGGGAGTGCCCTTGGCTGATGAAAAAACTGAAGGCCCTCAGACGGTATTGACCTTTTTGGGGATTGAATTAGACACAGTGAATCAATTCTCCAGGTTGCCATGTGAGAAGGTCGAAGGATTGATCGTCAGGATACAACAATTTCTGTCAAAACATAAGTCAACGCTAAGGGAATTCCAACAAATAATAGGACATTTAAATTTCGCCTGCAAAGTAATAGCTCCTGGTCGAGCATTTCTTCGCAGGCTTTGCGATGCCATTTCGGGCGCATCGGCTCCACACCACCACATTAGAGTTACCCTAGCTATAAAAGCCGATTTGCGCATTTGGTTGCAATTCCTGCGCCATTTTAACGGAATTTCGTTTTGGCGGCAAGAGTTGATGATCAAAGATGCCTTAAAAGTCTCATCGGACGCATCAGGAGCTATAGGTTTCGGAGTATATTTCAATGGTCACTGGTGCGCCGAGAGGTGGCCCGATGACTGGCATAGGTTAAAAATTACATCAGATTTaacctttttggaattttttcctaTTTTAGTGGCAGTCTCCCTTTGGGGCGAAAGCTTTGCAAACTCCACAGTGCACTTTTGGTGCGACAATATGGCCACAGTTCAGGTCATTAATACCCTTACATCTAAATCACCTAGGGTTATGAATGCCATTCGTCAATTTGTTTTACAGTGTTTAAATCTCAATATATTGTTTCGTGCATTCCACATTGCGGGCTTAGACAATACCTTGGCTGACGCTTTGTCTCGCTTCCAGATGGAGCGGTTCAGACAGTTGGCACCCGCCGCGGACGTTCAGCCAGAGCGGATGCCAGACCATCTCTGGAAGGCTGGAACGACGAGACGGCATTAG
- the LOC137094783 gene encoding uncharacterized protein isoform X2: MPPKKNVGGPKGKGPAKKTSAKRPPPPVDTSSEEEGVSAEDLDALIARMDKFERERGLQTRDAGPRPARRASKKLIFKNLLSRMSSLESGRGVARPEGEQAEQAGSRQRRDGSPAPTVIQPPEGDERGTGADLAVTTAPGPVLVPTQAQISVAEPQPENEASTAICRPTEAGVPARVTTTVIPETPGSSQTSIQRGALDGPSTSSGNVGPAHRRRVLVCGHSFVFWVEREALKTAYGQHLGLSSIATIEWRGVRGLRWYGLCPLLFRARSGPPPDVLVIHLGGNDLGLLTGKALFLQARADIQKIWRAWPEVHIAWSAIIPRRKWLGGGDVRKLEKARKRVNRAMRMFMIRQRGYYIEHTDITREQQGFYRVDGVHLSETGNQQFLADLRQGIQGVLGELVGDGGEIDICPQSVALNS; this comes from the exons ATGCCGCCGAAGAAGAACGTGGGCGGTCCCAAAGGAAAGGGGCCCGCCAAGAAGACTTCGGCAAAACGCCCCCCTCCTCCAGTAGATACATCATCGGAGGAGGAGGGCGTTTCGGCCGAGGACCTGGACGCGCTGATAGCTAGAATGGACAAGTTCGAGAGGGAAAGGGGGCTCCAAACACGGGATGCGGGGCCTCGCCCGGCACGCCGGGCCAGCAAAaagcttatttttaaaaacctgttatCTCGTATGTCTTCCCTAGAGTCAGGTCGAGGAGTTGCGAGACCCGAAGGAGAACAAGCCGAACAAGCTGGATCCAGACAGAGGAGAGATGGTTCACCGGCCCCGACCGTTATTCAGCCTCCAGAGGGAGACGAGCGTGGAACAGGGGCTGACTTAGCAGTGACAACCGCGCCCGGGCCGGTGCTGGTCCCAACGCAGGCTCAAATATCCGTGGCGGAACCGCAGCCGGAGAACGAAGCATCAACGGCTATCTGCAGGCCAACCGAGGCGGGGGTCCCAGCCCGTGTGACAACAACGGTCATACCTGAAACACCGGGGTCAAGCCAGACATCCATTCAACGCGGCGCCTTGGATGGACCGTCTACATCATCAG GTAACGTTGGGCCGGCGCATAGGAGAAGAGTCCTGGTTTGTGGACACAGCTTCGTCTTCTGGGTGGAAAGAGAGGCCcttaagactgcctatggccagcatttgggcCTGTCTTCCATTGCGACGATCGAATGGAGAGGCGTGAGAGGCCTGCGGTGGTACGGATTGTGCCCGCTGTTATTCAGGGCCAGGAGCGGGCCACCTCCTGATGTTCtcgttatccacctcggtggtaacgatctGGGCTTGTTGACGGGAAAGGCACTATTCCTGCAAGCGCGAGCCGATATTCAAAAAATTTGGCGAGCGTGGCCCGAAGTACACATTGCATGGTCGGCCATCATACCACGTCGTAAGTGGTTGGGAGGAGGTGACGTGCGTAAGCTTGAAAAAGCTAGGAAAAGGGTCAATAGGGCCATGCGAATGTTCATGATTCGTCAGAGAGGCTATTACATCGAGCACACAGACATCACTCGTGAACAACAAGGTTTCTATCGAGTAGATGGAGTGCACCTCTCCGAAACGGGCAACCAGCAGTTTCTGGCAGATTTACGTCAGGGTATACAGGGGGTGTTGGgagaattggtgggggatgggggcgaaatagacatttgcccccaatccgtggcgttaaatagttag